The DNA sequence CCAACTATATATAGGGACgcagtggtgctgtgggttaaaccacagaacctagggcttgcttatcagaaggtcggcggtttgaatccccgcgatggggtgagctcctgttgctcggtcccagctcctgcccaccaagcatttcgaaagcatgtcatagtgcaggtagataaataggtaccattccggcgggaaggtaaacggcgtttccgtgcactgctctggttcgccagaagcggctttgtcatgctgggcacgtgacctggaagctgtatgccagctccctcggccattaacgcaagatgagagttggacatgactggacctaatggtcaggagtccctttacctttatatttatCCCAAGCAATGTGGTTCAAAACCAAGGGAAGAGTCATGAGACTTGTTCAGCAGCAGGTACTGTGGGGTGTCTAGAAGAAAAGGGCTCTCATTTTAGAgggcttgctttgcatgcagaaggtctcagattcagcTCCCAGCATCTacaagcagggctgggagaggctccctgcctgaaacagTGCAGAGCTGCTTCCATTAGGAGACCTATTCTGACCTGTACTATGTCAAGTCATGCCTGGATGGGCCAAATGGCCcaactcagtatatggcagcatCTTGTGGGCATTCTCATTGAAGGGGATCTTCCTTTCTGCTTTCAAGGTATAAGCCAGACATGTCATCGATTACTGTGCACGAGATGATGCAGCTTCTGACCCGACTATGTGAAGTGTGGGGAATGACGGCTGGCATCAAGCAAACCAAACGAGTTGCCGTTACAGCAGGTTTGGGGGCCCTTTTCGGGGGCATGTTGGGCGGACCAGTTGGCATTGCAGTAGGTAAGAATGTGCTTCCTTATGAACCGGAAACCTCAGTGCAAAATTGCCTTGCCTATTTAATTAAAGCAGTAGTGAATGGGTATGGAGGCATAGCgctggggaagggccatggctcagtggtggagcatcttcCTTGCAGGCAGAACGttcttggttcaatccctggaaactCCAGTTAGGGTTGTCCGaagccctgaagagctgctgccaatcagtgtagaagATGATACTAAGCAAGATGGACCCATGGCTTGACttagtgtaaggcagtttcctgtgttcctgtaaAAGGAGGAGTCTTGACCCAGGATTAATGGGAGTCAAAtacctggttcacacatcacagtGAGCCCAAACGATGACCTACTGAGAGTGCTGCTTGGttcctccctggtccttttagctTGGCAGCTAAGCCCTGCTCAGTGTGTGTTGTCTGAACCCAGAATCATGGTTCATCTCTCACTTCCTTAACTGCAATCATTAGCTCCCCATAGTTCAGAAGGAGAGCGTGTCACCATGAGACAGAGATGTCCCATGTGCAACATCTAGCATTGGTGGTTGAAGTCTGTTGGGACTGGTAGAGCAGAATGCAAGGCAATCAACAGCAGGAGGAGTCAGAGACAATGAAATGTAGAGCCATTCCAGGACTGGTTGAAAGAAAGGTGGATATttgctggtggggcagtgccccattctccCTAATGGGCAAGCCTCCACTGATCCCCTTCTGTTAATAGCCTAATGGATTGGCTACAGTAGAGTCCTAGTCATGTGGACCACTTAgagattcttttcttcttctaattaagtggtatatataaatgttgctattttcttttttgaaatgagGGGGTTAGCTCTTAAGAGTCAGTAGGAGAAAATCCAGTTTGGGGTATATAGACCCTCAAGGAGATCTGTGTTAAATATGCTAATATCGCTTTCACTTTTAAGGAATtgacttaatttatttatttatttattctgcatgGATGTACCAGAACTCTTGAATCTGCAAGGGATGGCTTACAAAACAATAATTCTTCTTTTTCTAGGGGCTTCACTCGGTGGCTTGCTCGGCACCAAGAATACAGGTGAATTTAAGCCCATCCGTCTGATTATTCGGGAAATGCCTCCTGAGAAACAGGAGCAACTGTGCAAGATAGCCTTTCGCGTCATCCGAGACATGGAGTGGCCGAACGCGGCGCAGCTCATGAACCTGATCATGGAGGATGTAGCCATACAAGAGCAATTGGTTGGGGTGGTGATGGACTATCTCGCCAATGAACTCAAAGCCGAAATCAAGTTCGACAAAACGAAACCTTGACGAAGCCAATGTGTGTGCATTCAGAAGCAGATGCCAGATGAAGATAGCACCAGCCTCACTGGGGATGTGTGGTGCAGGTCCTAGGCTAAGCAggaaccaaacatttaaagcatttgactgggaactgtagcttttaaAAGGTTGCTGGGGATTTATAGCTCTGCGAAGagtaaactacaggtcccaggattattttgggaGAAAGCGGTGTCCTTTTAATGTATGGCGTGTACACAGCTCTAAATCCattggtgtggggaaccttttgtcTCCCATTTTTATCCTTATATGCttgttttcttccatttccccACTACTCttgattaaaagaagaaaagttcaGAGTTGCAATGTGCCTTTTTGAAACAGAGTAGCAAGAACACAGAAAAAAGAGTTTCTGTTTCCACCCCTCCTGAGCAGCTGAATTCAAATAAATCTGCCCCTTGTGAGCTTTGGTGTGATTGCGTTTTAAAAACTGTTTGCAAGACTCCCTAGTAGGGATGAGGGAAAAATTCgagtttgctttcattttaatggaatttgcattttaatttgcgTTCCAGAACTAATA is a window from the Lacerta agilis isolate rLacAgi1 chromosome 8, rLacAgi1.pri, whole genome shotgun sequence genome containing:
- the LOC117050820 gene encoding protein C19orf12 homolog, with amino-acid sequence MSSITVHEMMQLLTRLCEVWGMTAGIKQTKRVAVTAGLGALFGGMLGGPVGIAVGASLGGLLGTKNTGEFKPIRLIIREMPPEKQEQLCKIAFRVIRDMEWPNAAQLMNLIMEDVAIQEQLVGVVMDYLANELKAEIKFDKTKP